The following are encoded together in the Capsulimonas corticalis genome:
- a CDS encoding TetR/AcrR family transcriptional regulator, with protein sequence MADKDTREAVLDLAQQFVQTRGYNGFSYRDLAERIGIRAPSIHYYFPSKTDLGLAMVARYQDRFLSHLSRIEREEKNDPRRCLQRYVDVYRDLMATGDHLCLGAALAGEQESLPEGIAQAVRALFSENVAWLEKILDAGRAQGQFAFQGSAAIAAEALFSSIEGVMLVARAFNDVQRYETATRWLLAGLRPEPAAI encoded by the coding sequence ATGGCCGACAAAGACACGCGCGAGGCGGTGCTGGACCTGGCGCAGCAATTCGTGCAGACACGCGGATACAACGGCTTTAGCTATCGGGATCTGGCCGAGCGCATTGGGATCCGGGCGCCGAGCATCCATTACTACTTTCCTTCCAAAACCGATCTGGGTCTCGCGATGGTTGCCCGCTACCAGGACCGATTTCTGAGCCATCTGTCGCGGATCGAGCGAGAAGAAAAGAATGATCCGAGGCGCTGCCTTCAGCGCTACGTGGATGTTTATCGCGATCTGATGGCGACCGGCGACCATCTCTGTCTTGGCGCGGCTCTGGCGGGGGAGCAGGAGTCGCTGCCGGAGGGGATCGCGCAGGCGGTCCGAGCGCTGTTTTCCGAGAACGTCGCCTGGCTGGAGAAAATCCTCGACGCCGGGCGGGCGCAGGGCCAGTTCGCGTTCCAGGGCAGCGCGGCCATAGCCGCCGAGGCGCTCTTTTCATCTATCGAAGGCGTGATGCTGGTGGCCCGCGCGTTCAACGATGTTCAGCGCTACGAAACCGCGACTCGCTGGCTCCTGGCCGGTCTTCGCCCCGAGCCGGCCGCCATCTGA
- a CDS encoding HD domain-containing protein, whose product MTEIAGIVVPDSRLAREATELIRDTESTLLFDHSLRVYLFGALRGQRRGMAYDPELLYLGAMFHDIGLTPQYSSPNHRFEIDGANTARDFLRTRGVSEGEIDLVWDAIALHTTPEIPWFKPPVVALVTAGVEMDVLGLGFEEVTENARALVLAAHPRPNFKEGIIQAFADGIKHKPETAFGNVKADVLERKLPGYVRPNFCRMIDAAGWRE is encoded by the coding sequence ATGACTGAGATTGCCGGAATTGTCGTACCCGACAGCAGGCTCGCGCGAGAAGCAACGGAGCTGATTCGCGATACGGAATCGACTCTTTTGTTCGATCACTCGCTGCGCGTCTATCTCTTTGGCGCTCTGCGCGGTCAGCGGCGGGGAATGGCTTACGATCCGGAACTTCTCTACCTGGGCGCCATGTTCCACGATATCGGTTTGACGCCCCAGTACAGCAGTCCCAATCATCGTTTCGAAATCGACGGCGCCAACACCGCGCGTGACTTTCTCCGGACGCGCGGCGTCTCCGAAGGCGAGATCGATCTGGTCTGGGATGCGATCGCGCTGCACACGACGCCGGAAATCCCCTGGTTCAAGCCGCCCGTCGTGGCGCTGGTGACGGCGGGAGTGGAGATGGATGTGCTGGGCCTCGGATTCGAGGAAGTGACCGAAAATGCGCGCGCATTGGTGCTGGCGGCGCATCCCCGCCCGAACTTCAAAGAGGGGATCATCCAGGCGTTCGCCGATGGGATCAAGCACAAACCCGAAACCGCGTTCGGCAACGTCAAAGCCGACGTTCTGGAGCGCAAGCTGCCGGGCTACGTCCGCCCGAACTTCTGCCGGATGATCGACGCGGCGGGGTGGCGGGAATAG
- a CDS encoding AAA family ATPase produces MAITQLNVSGYRSIRDISVEFQRINVLVGPNGCGKSNLYQSMYLLASAANGRLARALADEGGMPSALWAGPRSKGVVDMTLGFTSGSLVYELTCGLAPPNLVPRPYDTSIDPETGMPCLWFELDPHIKSEKVWFVDQKKRTPMLERGPGSVWLRDVEGARAQFPMALSASESVLSQLREPHRFPQLSALHQEMCNWRFYHGFRTDAQAPLRHPQIGVFTPILSHDGSDLAAALATILSIDSVDLIGAVTQAFPGGRLMVKVRKGRYSLTLHMPGLARPFEASELSDGTIRYLCLLAALLTPRPPGVLALNEPETSLHPDLLEPLAHLIVRASRDTQLWITTHSTALADHIERLSGVSPVRLEKVNGETQLEGDRYPEFVDRYRPDDREDRRA; encoded by the coding sequence ATGGCGATCACTCAGCTCAATGTCTCCGGCTATCGGTCCATTCGTGATATCAGCGTGGAGTTCCAGCGAATCAACGTCCTGGTGGGGCCGAATGGGTGCGGCAAGAGCAATCTCTATCAGTCCATGTATCTGCTGGCTTCCGCCGCCAATGGGCGTCTCGCGCGGGCGTTGGCCGACGAAGGCGGGATGCCGTCGGCGCTTTGGGCCGGCCCACGCTCCAAAGGCGTGGTGGACATGACGCTGGGATTTACCAGTGGCTCTCTCGTGTACGAGCTCACATGCGGGCTTGCGCCGCCGAATCTCGTGCCGCGTCCATACGATACCAGCATCGATCCGGAAACCGGCATGCCGTGCCTCTGGTTTGAACTGGATCCCCATATCAAATCAGAAAAGGTATGGTTCGTCGATCAAAAAAAGCGCACGCCGATGCTGGAGCGCGGCCCCGGATCGGTATGGCTGCGCGATGTTGAAGGCGCGCGCGCCCAATTTCCCATGGCGCTCTCCGCGTCGGAGTCCGTCCTATCGCAGCTGCGTGAACCGCATCGGTTTCCTCAGCTTTCGGCGCTGCATCAGGAGATGTGCAACTGGCGATTCTATCATGGCTTTCGCACGGATGCGCAAGCGCCTTTGAGGCATCCACAGATCGGCGTCTTTACGCCGATTCTCTCACATGACGGCTCGGATTTAGCCGCCGCGCTCGCCACCATTCTTTCCATCGATTCTGTGGATTTGATCGGCGCCGTGACGCAGGCGTTTCCAGGCGGCAGGCTGATGGTCAAAGTTCGCAAGGGCCGTTATAGCCTGACGCTTCACATGCCGGGCCTGGCCCGCCCTTTCGAAGCGAGCGAACTGAGCGACGGCACGATCCGCTATCTCTGCCTTCTGGCCGCCCTGCTGACTCCCAGACCTCCGGGCGTGCTCGCGCTGAACGAACCGGAAACCAGTCTTCATCCCGATCTATTGGAGCCGCTTGCCCATCTCATCGTGCGCGCTTCCCGCGACACGCAGCTCTGGATCACCACGCACTCCACGGCGCTTGCCGACCACATCGAACGCCTCTCCGGCGTCTCGCCGGTCCGTCTGGAGAAGGTCAACGGCGAGACGCAATTGGAGGGCGATCGATATCCCGAGTTTGTGGACCGGTATCGCCCGGACGATCGAGAAGATCGGCGCGCTTAG
- a CDS encoding ester cyclase — MHVPKFPNAPPGGQFPMENAIMEDNETLIRRWFEQLWNDKRVETIDEIFAPDGVSYGMLEGGVPTYGREHWKQVHAAFCAAIPDLHIELLSIISSGDQVAVRFVATGVNSGPFQGIPASNEAVRIDGMCTALIRNGQILEGRNVIDMLGFLQQIGASPKIAEIAAAKLQELSPI; from the coding sequence ATGCACGTTCCCAAATTCCCAAACGCGCCGCCCGGCGGCCAATTCCCCATGGAGAACGCAATAATGGAAGACAACGAAACCCTGATACGGCGCTGGTTCGAACAACTCTGGAATGACAAGCGAGTGGAGACGATCGACGAGATCTTCGCGCCCGACGGCGTATCTTACGGCATGCTGGAAGGCGGCGTCCCAACCTACGGCCGCGAGCATTGGAAACAAGTCCACGCCGCATTCTGCGCCGCCATTCCGGACCTACACATCGAGCTGCTGAGCATCATCTCCAGCGGCGACCAGGTCGCCGTCCGGTTTGTCGCGACCGGCGTGAACAGCGGCCCATTCCAGGGGATTCCGGCGTCGAATGAAGCGGTAAGGATCGACGGCATGTGTACGGCCTTGATCCGCAACGGTCAAATCCTCGAAGGCCGCAACGTCATCGACATGCTCGGCTTCTTGCAGCAGATCGGCGCCAGTCCCAAGATCGCCGAAATCGCGGCGGCGAAGCTTCAGGAGCTTTCCCCGATCTAA
- the poxB gene encoding ubiquinone-dependent pyruvate dehydrogenase: protein MSKKVAEVFVESLIAAGVKRVYGLVGDSLNAITDSIRVHDEIDWIHVRHEETAAFAAGAEAHLTGTLAVCAGSCGPGNLHLINGLYDCHRSRVPVLAIAAQIPSAEIGSGYFQETRPEHLFRECSHYCETISSPEQMPRILDIAMRTALAKRGVAVVIIPGDIAMKDAVSDEAGFSWEAEPSVLRPADSVLQKAAEILNDAKKVTLLGGAGCAAAHAELLEAAEKLKSPIVHALRGKEFIEYDNPYDVGMTGLLGFESGYHAMMDSDVLLMLGTDFPYTQFYPPKAKVIQVDLRGEQIGRRRKVDLGLVGDVGDTLRALTPLLHAKTDRAHLDSALAHYQKARKGLDDLASGEPGHKPIHPQFVAKAIDDAAAPDAVFTCDVGTPTVWAARYLTMNGQRRLIGSFVHGSMAGALPQAIGAQYAAPGRQIITLSGDGGFAMLMGDLLSLRQLNLPIKIVVFNNGALAFVELEMKAAGILDFGTDLSNPDFAKMAEAIGIRGFRAESPEQVRPMLAEALAHNGPALVDVVVNRQELSMPPSLQAEQVKGFSVYMAKAIMNGRGDEILDLAKSNLLR from the coding sequence ATGTCCAAAAAAGTCGCGGAAGTGTTTGTCGAATCCCTGATCGCTGCGGGAGTGAAACGGGTCTACGGTCTGGTGGGCGATTCACTCAACGCCATCACGGACAGTATCCGTGTTCACGATGAGATCGACTGGATTCATGTGCGGCATGAAGAAACGGCGGCGTTCGCGGCCGGGGCCGAGGCGCACTTGACGGGAACGCTCGCGGTCTGCGCGGGCAGCTGCGGCCCGGGCAACCTGCACCTGATCAACGGTCTCTACGACTGCCACCGCAGCCGCGTTCCGGTGCTGGCGATCGCGGCCCAGATCCCGAGCGCCGAGATTGGCTCGGGATATTTTCAGGAGACGCGCCCGGAGCATCTCTTCCGTGAGTGCAGCCACTACTGCGAAACGATCTCGAGCCCCGAGCAGATGCCGCGCATCCTCGACATCGCCATGCGCACGGCCCTCGCCAAGCGCGGCGTCGCGGTCGTGATCATTCCCGGCGACATCGCGATGAAGGACGCCGTTTCCGACGAAGCGGGCTTCTCCTGGGAAGCCGAACCATCCGTATTACGCCCCGCCGATTCCGTCCTGCAAAAGGCCGCCGAGATTCTCAATGATGCGAAGAAAGTCACCCTTCTGGGCGGCGCCGGCTGCGCGGCCGCGCACGCCGAGCTGCTGGAAGCCGCCGAGAAGCTCAAATCTCCCATCGTGCACGCCCTGCGCGGCAAGGAGTTCATCGAATACGACAACCCCTACGATGTCGGCATGACAGGCTTGCTCGGCTTTGAATCCGGCTACCACGCCATGATGGACAGCGATGTCCTCTTGATGCTCGGCACGGACTTTCCCTACACCCAGTTCTATCCGCCCAAGGCCAAAGTCATCCAGGTGGACCTTCGGGGCGAGCAGATCGGCCGCCGCCGCAAAGTCGACCTCGGCCTGGTGGGCGACGTCGGCGACACCCTTCGCGCCCTCACGCCTCTGCTCCACGCCAAGACGGACCGCGCGCATCTGGATTCCGCTCTGGCGCACTACCAGAAAGCGCGCAAGGGCCTCGACGATCTGGCGTCCGGCGAGCCCGGCCATAAGCCCATCCACCCACAGTTCGTCGCCAAAGCCATTGACGACGCCGCCGCGCCCGACGCCGTCTTCACCTGCGATGTCGGCACGCCCACGGTCTGGGCGGCGCGCTATCTCACGATGAACGGCCAGCGGCGCCTGATTGGCTCGTTCGTCCACGGCTCCATGGCGGGTGCGCTCCCGCAAGCCATCGGCGCGCAGTACGCCGCGCCGGGGCGCCAAATTATCACTCTCTCCGGCGACGGCGGCTTCGCCATGCTAATGGGCGACCTGCTTTCCCTGCGCCAGTTAAATTTGCCGATCAAAATTGTCGTCTTCAACAACGGCGCCCTCGCCTTTGTCGAACTGGAAATGAAAGCCGCCGGCATCCTCGACTTCGGCACGGACCTGAGCAACCCCGACTTCGCCAAAATGGCCGAAGCCATCGGCATCCGAGGCTTCCGCGCCGAATCCCCCGAACAAGTCCGCCCCATGCTCGCCGAAGCCCTCGCCCACAACGGCCCCGCGCTGGTGGACGTGGTCGTGAACCGCCAGGAACTCTCCATGCCGCCGTCGCTCCAGGCGGAGCAGGTCAAAGGGTTCAGCGTGTATATGGCGAAGGCGATTATGAATGGGCGAGGGGATGAGATCCTGGATCTGGCGAAGTCGAATTTGCTGCGATAG